One region of Natronorubrum aibiense genomic DNA includes:
- the cysE gene encoding serine O-acetyltransferase, translating into MFGRIYEDARTMCERDPAATGCLEVVLAYPGLHAIWAHMGIHWLWNRGFRLLARLLSHVVRTLTGVEIHPGATIGRRVTIDHGMGVVIGETAEVGDDVHMYHGVTLGGDTNEPVKRHPTVESGVTIGTNATLLGDITVGEDAAIGAGSVVTRDVEPGATVVGVPAERVD; encoded by the coding sequence ATGTTCGGACGCATCTATGAAGACGCCCGGACGATGTGCGAGCGCGACCCCGCCGCGACGGGCTGTCTCGAGGTCGTTCTCGCGTATCCCGGCTTGCACGCCATCTGGGCCCATATGGGCATCCACTGGCTCTGGAATCGGGGCTTTCGGCTCCTCGCACGGCTGCTCTCACACGTCGTCCGCACGCTCACGGGCGTCGAGATCCACCCCGGTGCGACGATCGGGCGGCGAGTGACGATCGATCACGGCATGGGGGTCGTCATCGGCGAGACGGCTGAGGTGGGCGACGACGTCCACATGTACCACGGCGTCACGCTCGGGGGCGACACGAACGAGCCGGTCAAGCGGCATCCGACAGTCGAATCCGGTGTCACGATCGGGACGAACGCGACGCTCCTCGGCGATATTACAGTCGGCGAGGACGCCGCCATCGGCGCCGGCTCGGTCGTTACTCGAGACGTCGAACCGGGCGCAACGGTTGTCGGCGTGCCGGCCGAGCGCGTCGACTGA
- a CDS encoding metallophosphoesterase family protein, giving the protein MKVGLISDIHSNTVALEAVLEDMPPVDELLCAGDVVGYNPWPAACVDELRDREVPTVMGNHDAAVVEGSATGFNRLARAGVEHARKRLDDDQLAWLESLPVERLACNGRIKVVHGHPDDPKRYTRYTRPSEFSPRLLDEEDVLVLGHTHVQGVEQYAEGIVVNPGSVGQPRDGDPRAGYAVVDLEAMTVDTHRVAYDIEAVQAAVADAGLPDRIGQRLARGK; this is encoded by the coding sequence ATGAAAGTTGGACTCATTTCCGATATCCACAGCAACACGGTTGCACTGGAAGCCGTCCTCGAGGATATGCCGCCGGTCGACGAACTCCTCTGTGCAGGGGATGTCGTCGGCTACAACCCGTGGCCGGCAGCGTGCGTCGACGAACTCCGCGATCGAGAGGTGCCGACGGTGATGGGCAACCACGACGCCGCGGTCGTCGAGGGATCTGCGACCGGCTTCAATCGGCTGGCTCGAGCGGGCGTCGAACACGCCAGGAAGCGACTCGACGACGACCAGCTCGCGTGGCTCGAGTCGCTGCCTGTCGAACGGCTTGCATGCAACGGCCGGATCAAGGTCGTCCACGGGCATCCGGACGATCCGAAGCGGTACACGCGATACACCCGACCGTCGGAATTTTCGCCGCGGCTGCTCGACGAGGAAGACGTACTGGTACTGGGCCACACCCACGTGCAAGGCGTCGAACAGTACGCCGAAGGAATCGTCGTCAATCCGGGCAGCGTCGGCCAGCCGCGAGACGGCGACCCACGGGCGGGCTACGCGGTGGTCGATCTCGAGGCGATGACCGTCGACACACACCGCGTCGCGTACGATATCGAGGCGGTACAGGCGGCTGTCGCGGATGCAGGGCTGCCGGACCGGATCGGCCAACGACTGGCCCGTGGGAAATAG
- the tnpA gene encoding IS200/IS605 family transposase: MEYDLDTGAHSTYSLHYHLVLVVKYRREVFTEELRDFFREVVSGFADNYGVKIKNLEADRDHVHLLFKATPTTDLAKFINVLKGASARRIRNEYGDHIEDKPWGDSFWADSYCLISTGQVSLDVLKEYVENQRERDDE, encoded by the coding sequence ATGGAGTACGACCTCGATACGGGAGCGCACTCGACATACTCCCTGCACTACCACCTCGTCCTCGTCGTGAAATACCGACGCGAGGTGTTCACCGAAGAACTCCGAGATTTCTTCCGCGAGGTCGTGAGTGGGTTCGCTGACAACTACGGCGTCAAAATCAAAAACCTCGAAGCCGACCGCGACCACGTTCACCTCCTGTTCAAAGCCACTCCCACAACCGACCTTGCCAAATTCATCAACGTCCTCAAAGGCGCGTCGGCTCGACGCATCCGTAACGAGTACGGCGACCACATCGAGGACAAACCGTGGGGCGACTCGTTCTGGGCAGACTCGTACTGCCTCATCAGCACGGGACAAGTATCGCTGGACGTACTGAAAGAATACGTCGAGAACCAGCGGGAGCGTGACGACGAATGA
- a CDS encoding RNA-guided endonuclease TnpB family protein, producing the protein MKQTAEKTVVAKILTDDLTQSKLDAINHEYLPSRNTEFYGREIRRIRRHHHDLRTRLQEKGAYDTLQSVKAKEYRRVNDRLHKISRALVEEAKERNALIVVGNLEGIQNQDLGAKMNRRLHSMPHHTLKKYIEYKATFAGIAVKSVNEYMTSQTCWRCGEQEATTRKGQGQHLCHECGLDDNADKNGATNIAKKGLGKDIACPLSSLGAVCEPALEPSGADRASATVRLRADLEVPASTKRAVRRAK; encoded by the coding sequence ATGAAGCAGACTGCCGAGAAGACGGTCGTGGCGAAAATCCTCACCGACGACCTTACGCAGTCGAAACTCGACGCCATCAACCACGAGTACTTGCCCTCCCGTAACACCGAGTTTTACGGTAGAGAGATTCGCCGTATCCGCCGTCACCATCACGACCTTCGCACTCGCCTGCAAGAGAAAGGGGCCTACGACACGCTCCAGTCGGTCAAGGCGAAGGAGTACCGCCGAGTGAACGACCGCCTTCACAAGATTTCTCGCGCTCTCGTGGAGGAAGCCAAAGAGCGCAACGCTCTCATCGTGGTCGGGAATCTCGAAGGTATCCAGAACCAAGACCTCGGGGCGAAGATGAATCGTCGGCTCCATTCGATGCCACACCACACGTTGAAGAAGTATATCGAGTATAAGGCGACATTCGCGGGTATTGCGGTGAAGTCCGTGAACGAGTATATGACGAGTCAGACGTGCTGGCGGTGTGGTGAGCAGGAAGCAACGACTCGAAAGGGACAGGGCCAACACCTGTGTCACGAGTGCGGACTGGACGACAACGCGGACAAGAACGGTGCGACGAATATCGCAAAGAAAGGACTGGGTAAGGACATCGCGTGCCCACTATCTAGTCTCGGCGCAGTTTGTGAACCTGCGCTCGAACCGAGCGGTGCTGACCGAGCCTCTGCAACAGTACGCTTGCGAGCCGACTTGGAAGTTCCTGCCTCAACGAAGCGAGCCGTCAGGCGAGCGAAGTAG